The Candidatus Nanosynbacter sp. HMT-352 region TTAGCACGACGATCCCTAACGTGGATAAACCAAAGAAGGATGATAATCCAGAAGGCTTAACACCGTACGAACAGGCTATGCGATATAAATATCTTGGTGATGAGTATGATGATGCTGAAAAAACCGAGATGAGCCCAGAAGAACATGAAGCTGCTGCTAACCTTAAAATCGCTAGGGAGAGGTTTGCTAAGGCTAGTATCGCTGCTGAATCACACTTCTTTGGGAAAAAGAAACGACAAGAAGCGTTGGAAGCTGCTGCAAAAGAATTGAAAGAGAGAGAATTGGAATACATGCGTCTTAAGTTTGCTGATAAAATCGAAGCAGCAAAACAGGATCCAGAAAAGCAGACTGAATTAGCAGCGGAAATGGCTCAAGCAGCGTTTGCAAGTATGCAAGAAACCTCAAGAATGACGACAGATAAGTATGACAGCATGCTCGATGATCGTGGTAAATTTAAGAAAGCTGCCGCTAAAGTTGGTAAATGGTTTAATAAGGGTGGTAAGATTGCTCAGTGGCTGAAGTTGGGTGGCACTGGTCTTGTGGTAGGTACTGCTACAGGAACCTTTGCTGGAATTGCTGGATGGCCTATTACGACGGCTGTCGGTGTTGTAACGAAATTGGGAGTTGCTGGAGCAACAAAGCAAGCTGTTCTGGAAGAGCATCGTGGCGAAGATCGCATAGACGCTGATGCCAGTCTTGGAACTATAGATCCTTCATTTGAAAAAGCTGTGGCCAACATGAAAATTGACGATGTTATGAAGCGTGCAGTCAATGTATCAGTTGACAATCTTAAGGGTGTGAGTACAGAGAGGCGGGATGCCCTGCGTAAGAAAGTACTGTCGTCATCAGGTAAGTATGCTGTTGGTTTTGTATTGGGTGGTGTTGTTGGTAGTTTCATTAATGACTGGTGGGCTAACTCTGCACACGCTACTGGACCTGAGGGTAGTGCTGATACAACTCCACAATCTGGTGATGATCAAATACCACAGTCTGGCAACAAACCTCTTATAGATAACCCTGCTGCCAAAACAATCGGAAATAGTGTTAATCCAGATACACCAAATTTTAGTTCTTACGACTATCCTTGGAACTGGGCTGCTGAGAAGTTTGGTGACGCAAACGCAATGGATCAACTTCATAATCTGGCTGATAAAGCCATGGCTGACGGTCACACCGTGGAATGGTATAATACTGGCGGAATAGAGTATCTGGAAGTCGACGGATCTAGTGCTACTGAGCACGTGTTGGATGTATTGAGTAGATACGTTTAATAGATAAAATATAAAAATAAATAAGGAGATAAAAAAATGTTTGAAATTACTGACGAATTCTTAGCACAGGCTGGTTTTGGATCATTGCCTGCGGATAAAAAAGAACAGATGAGGAAAGATGTAACTAACAGCGTCCAGGATAAGATCATAAGGAAGATTTTACTGGCTGTTGGCGAAGCGAAGCTGGATGAGTTTATGAAATTACTGGATGGCGACGATGTTTCTGCGGTATTGAATTGGTGTGTAAATAATGGTGTTAATTTGACGGAAATTGTTCAAACCTCGATGAATGAGACTATGATTGAGCTACAAAAATTATACAATGACGCGCTGAATATGATTCGCGGATAGTAATATTAAACAGTTGCTGGTATAATTTAACTTAATCATATAGACGAAAGAAAAGGAGGACTATGTTCCAACTGAATGAAGAATTTCTTAAAGAATTGGGGCTGGATCAGCTGCCAGAAGATCAGCAAAAATCGTTGCTGCAGCATATTTATAGTGAATTGGAGCTTCGAGTTGGCGAACGATTGAGCCAAGGGATGAGTGATGCTCAGCTGGAGGAGTTTGCGGGAATTATCGATAAAACTCCTGGTGCTGTGGATGATTTTCTGATGAAACATGCGCCTAATTATCAGCAGGAACCAATGTTGCAGAAAATGTCACAAGCTTCAGGTTTGCCAGTTGACGATCCGCGTCTGAAGGATGAATTTGCAGCTACTAAGTGGCTAGAGGTTAACCGACCAGATTATCGTGACGTTGTGGCTGCGGTTATGGCCGACTTGAAGAAGGAAATTATAGCGAATAAAGATGCTATTTTAGGTTCAGTCCAAGCGTAATTTTATGCGGACGATAAAATAACCCCTTATGCGGGGTTATTTTTATTTGTAGCCTCTTAGGTAATCTTCAGCGGTCATTGTTTTTCCGCTGGGTGCGATGAGCTCGTCGATAATTAAATAGTTGCCGTCGGCAAATTTTTTATCAAGATGAGAATTCGGAGTTTTGTCGCAATGAGATTTCGTGATGATGATATCTCGATCGTCAATTGTCATTCTACTACGTGGAAACCCGAGGTGTGCGCGAACGTGGGCTTCGGCCTCGGCGGCGGTCATACGTTCCGTATCGAGCCACGAATCGTCCTTGTTTAATAATTGGCAGTACGAAGCCTGAGAATCGTCCTGTGGTGTTGGTTGAAGACTCCCATTGATGATGTTTGGCAGGTTTTTTATTAGCAGAGAAGTGCCCTCGTGAAATAATTTGTCGTACAGCTCGAACTTTGTTTCTTTTCCAGTGAGGGATTGTCGAGTTTGGGTGTATATAGGACCGGCATCCATTTTACTATCAAGTTGCATTATCGATACGCCAGTTTCGGTATCTCTATTGGCTATAGCTGATTCAATAGGTGAAGGTCCTCGATATTTTGGTAGTAGAGAAGGGTGGACGTTGATAATTCCCGGTGTAAACAAGTCGATAATTGACTGGGGAATGATTTTTCCGTACGCAACCAAAACGCCCGTTACTGGCTGAAGTTGTTTTATGTAGTCGGTAATTTCACTGACTTTGCTTGGCTGCAAAACTGGAATATTGTGAGACTTGGCGAATGTTTTTACTGGAGGTTCGGTAAGCTTGTGTCCGCGACCGCGCTTGGTGTCGGGTTTGGTGATGACGCAAACAACGTTAAATCCCTCTTCAACGAGAGCTTCTAAAGTAATTAGACTGTAATTTTCAGTCCCAAAGAATACTATTTTCGGCGATGTCTTTGTCATAATCTAGCGGTTGCAACTCGCCTTTCTTATCGAGCGTATAAAAAGCGTCTTTTTTATCCTTAATATGGTCTATAAAAACTAATCCATTACAGTGGTCTATCTCATGCTGTAATACGCGCGCCAAAAATCCTTCGGCTTTAATTCGTACTTCCTCACCATCTAAATTCATGGCTTTTACGCGAATTTTACTATAGCGGGGAACTTTTCCGTAAATGCTTTTAACGCTTAAGCATCCCTCAAAGTCTTCAACAATTTCGCCTTCATATTTCACGATTTCTGGATTGATAAGAGTGATGAAATCGCGAGTTGATTTTCTTTCAAAATCAGCTCGAACAATCACGACACGCTCTAATTTGTCGACTTGCACGGCAGCGAGGGCAGCGCTAATTTCGTGAGGTCTGGAATCTTCCCAGTCCAGCGCGGCTGCGGTCATTTCGTCTGCCAGTTTTACAACATCATTAGTAACAACGTGGATTTTCGATGATTTTTGGCGAAGATGTGGGTTTGGTAATGTGATAATATCGTCTTTTGTCATTGCTATAATTATACCAGAAATTACAGTAGACTTACAGGGTCAAGCTCGTACTGCCAGTGTGATGACGGCAGGAAATTCAATACGTCAAGAAGCTCTTGTCGTTTGGGACTTTTTACTACGATTTGCCATCGATATGTATCGCGGACGCGCTCATAAAAAGCGGGCGTTGGTCCAAAAACTTCAATGTTATCAAAATTGGATTTTAATAGCTCAGACAATTTTTTAGCGTTCTTTATGGCGGCGGCTTCGGTTTTATAAACACAAGTTAATTTTAATAAGTAAGTAAAGGGTGGAAAGTTGGTTTTTTGTCGTTGAGATATGGTTCTTTGATAAAAATCTGTATAGTTTTGAGAGAGTCCGTTTGTGATGGATGGGTGATTTGGTTGATATGATTGGACAACAACTTCTGTTGGTGTGCTTGACCTGCCGACGCGACCGACGACTTGGGCGAGCAATTGAAATGTTCGTTCGGGAGATGAATAGTCAGGGAGGGAAAGCCCGGTGTCGGCTTGAATAACTCCGACGACTGTTAAATGTGGCAAATCTAGCCCTTTGGCAATAACTTGTGTACCGATAATTATATCTATTTCACCATTTTTCAGTTCATCATAACGCTCATCTACGGTAGCCTTCAAATCGGTGTCTTTATCAAATCGAGCAATTTTTTTGTTCGGGAATAACCTCTGTAATTCGTCTTCAATTCGCTTAGTTCCGATACCTTTGTGGATGATGTCGGCGTTTTTACATTCAGGGCAACTAGTAGGAACTTTGGTCGAAAAACCGCAAATGTGACATGACAATTTATGACTATCCGCATGCAGAGTGAGTGGAATAAAACAGCGTGGGCAGCCAGCCTGCCAGCCGCAGTTATCGCATAATGTGATTGATGCTGTGCCGCGTCGATTGTGAAAAATAAGAACTTGCTCATTTTTTGATAATGCTGTGTTTATAGATTTCAAGAGTGGGTCGGAGAGGAATTGATGTTGAGTAAAATTGTTGCGCTTTGTCATGTCAACCAGCGTCACGTTGGGGCGAACGGTGTCTGGTCTTGCTGGTTTTGTCATTGTAATGATTGGCGTGTTTGATTTTTTGGCAATGTAATAGTCGGCGACTGCTGGGGTGGCGCTACCTAGAATTAGCTTGCCGCGATGTTGATTCGTAAGAACTGAGGCGACGCGGAGGGCTGAATATCGAGGGGACTGTTCCTGTTTGAAGCTCGGTTCGTGACACTCATCAATCACCACAAGTCCGAGCTGTTGCACGGGCATGAAAAGAGCAGATCGCGGACCGATGATTACTACCGGATCGTTTGAGCTGACGACTCTTTTCCATATTGCATATCGTTGAGCTTCGGTTTGTTTGGAATGGGTAACTATGACATTTGGCAGATGAGCGGAAAATTCAGCAACCAGTTGCGAAGTTAGGGCGATTTCGGGGACTAAAATTATTGACGATTGCTCTTCTTCTAGGGCTTGTTTGACGGCTTCTATGTACACTAGAGTTTTTCCTGAGCCAGTTACGCCGTGTAAAAGCATCGTTCCGGAATGGAGATTTTCGATGGTCTGGAGGGCTGCTTTTTGCTCATCGGTGAATACATTTTTTGTTCGATTTTCTGCTGGATTAACTGAGGTGGATTGGTTAATTGAGCGACGTTTTTTGGATAATCCGCTGGGTAAAATTGCTCGCCAGACGGTCGCTTGGTGTGTAGCGTAATATTTACTCATCCATATGG contains the following coding sequences:
- the fmt gene encoding methionyl-tRNA formyltransferase → MTKTSPKIVFFGTENYSLITLEALVEEGFNVVCVITKPDTKRGRGHKLTEPPVKTFAKSHNIPVLQPSKVSEITDYIKQLQPVTGVLVAYGKIIPQSIIDLFTPGIINVHPSLLPKYRGPSPIESAIANRDTETGVSIMQLDSKMDAGPIYTQTRQSLTGKETKFELYDKLFHEGTSLLIKNLPNIINGSLQPTPQDDSQASYCQLLNKDDSWLDTERMTAAEAEAHVRAHLGFPRSRMTIDDRDIIITKSHCDKTPNSHLDKKFADGNYLIIDELIAPSGKTMTAEDYLRGYK
- a CDS encoding DUF5663 domain-containing protein translates to MFEITDEFLAQAGFGSLPADKKEQMRKDVTNSVQDKIIRKILLAVGEAKLDEFMKLLDGDDVSAVLNWCVNNGVNLTEIVQTSMNETMIELQKLYNDALNMIRG
- the def gene encoding peptide deformylase — encoded protein: MTKDDIITLPNPHLRQKSSKIHVVTNDVVKLADEMTAAALDWEDSRPHEISAALAAVQVDKLERVVIVRADFERKSTRDFITLINPEIVKYEGEIVEDFEGCLSVKSIYGKVPRYSKIRVKAMNLDGEEVRIKAEGFLARVLQHEIDHCNGLVFIDHIKDKKDAFYTLDKKGELQPLDYDKDIAENSILWD
- the priA gene encoding replication restart helicase PriA, with the protein product MHYYLVSPTRIVRADASSFTYSSEERLPAGTIIAIEIGKINAIGVVLQEVRQPDFEVKPISKIVEEYPLPIELVQTAIWMSKYYATHQATVWRAILPSGLSKKRRSINQSTSVNPAENRTKNVFTDEQKAALQTIENLHSGTMLLHGVTGSGKTLVYIEAVKQALEEEQSSIILVPEIALTSQLVAEFSAHLPNVIVTHSKQTEAQRYAIWKRVVSSNDPVVIIGPRSALFMPVQQLGLVVIDECHEPSFKQEQSPRYSALRVASVLTNQHRGKLILGSATPAVADYYIAKKSNTPIITMTKPARPDTVRPNVTLVDMTKRNNFTQHQFLSDPLLKSINTALSKNEQVLIFHNRRGTASITLCDNCGWQAGCPRCFIPLTLHADSHKLSCHICGFSTKVPTSCPECKNADIIHKGIGTKRIEDELQRLFPNKKIARFDKDTDLKATVDERYDELKNGEIDIIIGTQVIAKGLDLPHLTVVGVIQADTGLSLPDYSSPERTFQLLAQVVGRVGRSSTPTEVVVQSYQPNHPSITNGLSQNYTDFYQRTISQRQKTNFPPFTYLLKLTCVYKTEAAAIKNAKKLSELLKSNFDNIEVFGPTPAFYERVRDTYRWQIVVKSPKRQELLDVLNFLPSSHWQYELDPVSLL
- a CDS encoding DUF5663 domain-containing protein encodes the protein MFQLNEEFLKELGLDQLPEDQQKSLLQHIYSELELRVGERLSQGMSDAQLEEFAGIIDKTPGAVDDFLMKHAPNYQQEPMLQKMSQASGLPVDDPRLKDEFAATKWLEVNRPDYRDVVAAVMADLKKEIIANKDAILGSVQA